One genomic region from Pecten maximus chromosome 5, xPecMax1.1, whole genome shotgun sequence encodes:
- the LOC117327485 gene encoding uncharacterized protein LOC117327485, which yields MAAAEENLREIYPNPGSITKSDVWKFFGFYKINDNEPPSKKNLDTTQAVCRLCRKIYRNTGNTTNFRAHIDGEHKLPSGNSTQSRSDKVETKLVQPTISAAFVKRCDVVSGSNTVLSQERRGRVDDAIYQQTLKTIISREI from the exons ATGGCGGCCGCTGAAGAAAATCTAAGGGAAATATACCCAAACCCAGGCTCCATAACGAAATCAGATGTTTGGAAATTCTTcggattttataaaattaatgataatgaaCCACCATCAAAAAAGAATTTGGATACAACGCAAGCTGTTTGCCGTCTATGCCGCAAGATTTACAGAAATACAG GAAATACTACGAATTTCAGAGCCCATATTGACGGGGAACACAAATTACCGTCGGGAAATTCCACACAATCGCGATCAGACAAAGTTGAAACAAAATTAGTTCAACCAACAATATCGGCTGCATTTGTCAAAAGATGTGATGTTGTATCAGGATCAAATACTGTATTGAGTCAAGAACGGAGAGGACGGGTCGATGATGCAATATATCAACagacattaaaaacaataatttccAGGGAGATCTGA